One segment of Meriones unguiculatus strain TT.TT164.6M chromosome X, Bangor_MerUng_6.1, whole genome shotgun sequence DNA contains the following:
- the LOC110544653 gene encoding LOW QUALITY PROTEIN: inhibitor of nuclear factor kappa-B kinase subunit alpha-like (The sequence of the model RefSeq protein was modified relative to this genomic sequence to represent the inferred CDS: deleted 1 base in 1 codon; substituted 2 bases at 2 genomic stop codons), whose product MDLITSRPLPPHQRIDAAIGLDLVVMEPACDPRAQPEAPGAPAPWSGPPGLRPGAGGPWEMREPLGTGGFGNVCLYQHRELDLKIPIKSCRLELSTKNREXWCHEIQIMKKLNHANVVKACDVPEELNFLINDVPLLAMEYCSGGDLRKLLNKPENCCGLKESQILSLLSDIGSGIRYLHKNKIIYRGLKPENIVLQDVGGKIMHKIIDLGYAKDVDQGSLCTSFVGTLQYLVPELFENKPYTATVDYWSFGTMVFECIAGYRPFLHHLQPFTWHEKIKKKDPKCIFACEEMTGEVRFSSHLAQPNSLCSLIVEPMESWLQLMLNWDPQQRGGPIDLTLKQPQCFVLMDHILNLKIVHILNMTSAKIFLLLCDESLHSLQSRIERETGISTGSQELLSETGISPDPRKPASQCVLDGVRGCDSYLVYLFDKSKTVYEGPFASRNLSDCVNYIVQDSKIQLPIIQLRKVWAEAMHYVSGLKEDYSRLFQGQRAAVLSLLRYNANLTKMKNTLISASLQLKAKLEFFHKSIQLDLERYSEQMTYGISSEKMLKAWKXMEEKAIHYAEVGVIGYLENQIMSLHTEIMELQKSPYGRRQGDLMESLEQRAIDLYKQLKRRPTDHSYSDSTEMVKIIVYTVQCQDRVLKELFRLLSKLLGCKQKIVDLLPKVEVALSNIKEADNTVMFMQGKRQKEIWHLLKIACIQSSARSLVGSSLEGTVTPPASAWLPPTLTDCEHPLTCERH is encoded by the exons ATGGACTTGATCACATCCAGACCTCTACCTCCACATCAACGTATTGATGCAGCAATTGGACTTGACCTTGTGGTGATGG AACCGGCCTGTGACCCTCGGGCGCAGCCTGAGGCGCCTGGCGCTCCCGCCCCATGGAGCGGCCCCCCAGGGCTGCGGCCGGGCGCGGGTGGCCCTTGGGAGATGCGGGAGCCGCTCGGCACCGGCGGCTTCGGGAACGTCTGCCTGTACCAGCACCGGGAACTTGATCTCAAAATACCAATTAAGTCTTGTCGCCTAGAGCTAAGTACCAAAAACAGAGAATGATGGTGCCATGAAATCcagatcatgaaaaagttgaaCCATGCAAATGTCGTAAAGGCCTGTGATGTCCCTGAGGAATTGAATTTTCTAATTAACGATGTGCCACTTCTAGCAATGGAATACTGTTCTGGAGGAGACCTTCGGAAGTTACTCAACAAACCAGAAAATTGTTGTGGACTTAAAGAAAGCCAGATACTTTCTTTACTGAGTGACATAGGATCTGGGATTCGATATTtgcacaaaaacaaaattatatatcGAGGTCTAAAACCTGAAAATATAGTTCTTCAAGATGTTGGTGGGAAGATAATGCATAAAATCATTGATTTGGGTTATGCCAAGGATGTTGATCAAGGAAGTCTCTGTACGTCTTTTGTGGGAACATTGCAGTATTTGGTCCCAGAGCTCTTTGAAAATAAGCCGTACACAGCCACTGTGGATTATTGGAGCTTTGGGACCATGGTGTTCGAATGTATTGCCGGATATAGGCCTTTTTTGCATCATCTGCAGCCATTTACCTGGCATGAGAAGATTAAGAAGAAAGATCCAAAGTGTATATTTGCATGTGAAGAGATGACCGGAGAAGTTCGGTTTAGTAGCCACTTAGCTCAGCCAAACAGCCTTTGTAGTTTAATTGTAGAGCCCATGGAAAGCTGGCTACAGTTGATGCTGAATTGGGACCCACAGCAGAGAGGGGGACCTATTGATCTTACTTTGAAGCAGCCACAATGTTTTGTGTTAATGGATCACATTCTCAATTTAAAGATAGTGCACATCCTAAATATGACTTCTGCAAAAATCTTTCTGTTACTGTGTGACGAAAGTCTTCATTCACTACAGTCTCGAATTGAGCGTGAAACAGGAATAAGTACTGGTTCTCAAGAACTTCTGTCAGAGACAGGAATTTCTCCGGATCCTCGGAAACCAGCCTCTCAATGTGTTCTAGATGGAGTTAGAGGCTGTGATAGCTAcctggtttatttgtttgataAAAGTAAGACTGTGTATGAAGGGCCATTTGCATCCAGGAATTTATCTGATTGTGTAAATTATATTGTACAAGACAGCAAGATACAGCTTCCAATTATACAGCTGCGTAAAGTATGGGCTGAGGCAATGCACTATGTATCTGGGCTAAAAGAAGACTACAGCAGGCTCTTTCAGGGACAGAGAGCAGCAGTGTTAAGTCTTCTTAGATATAATGCTAACTTGACAAAAATGAAGAATACTTTGATCTCAGCATCACTGCAACTCAAAGCTAAATTGGAGTTTTTTCACAAAAGCATCCAGCTTGACTTGGAGAGATACAGTGAGCAGATGACATATGGAatctcttcagaa aaaatgctgaaagcatggaaataaatggaagaaaaggcCATTCACTATGCTGAGGTTGGTGTCATTGGATACCTTGAGAATCAAATTATGTCTTTGCATACTGAAATCATGGAGCTGCAAAAGAGCCCCTATGGGAGACGCCAGGGAGACTTGATGGAATCTCTGGAACAGCGTGCCATTGATCTTTATAAGCAGTTAAAGCGCAGACCTACAGACCACTCCTACAGTGATAGCACAGAGATGGTGAAGATCATTGTGTACACTGTGCAGTGTCAGGACCGTGTTCTCAAGGAGCTGTTTCGTCTCCTGAGCAAGTTGTTGGGTTGTAAGCAGAAGATTGTTGATCTACTCCCCAAGGTGGAAGTGGCTCTCAGTAACATCAAAGAAGCTGACAATACTGTCATGTTTATGCagggaaagaggcagaaagaaatttGGCACCTCCTTAAAATTGCCTGTATACAGAGTTCTGCCCGCTCTCTTGTAGGATCCAGTCTAGAAGGCACAGTAACCCCTCCAGCATCAGCATGGCTGCCCCCCACATTAACAGACTGTGAACATCCTCTGACGTGTGAGAGACATTAG